Proteins encoded within one genomic window of Streptomyces profundus:
- a CDS encoding alpha/beta fold hydrolase, with protein sequence MNNFVLVPGAWLGAEVWDDVVAELRAAGQEAHALTLPGLAERSAEPAGQQAHVRAVVDEIERLDLRNVVLVGHSYSGTPVGQAALRIGDRLARVVFVDANVPADGEPFANPARGFAAAVVDAVVDNDGWWPPPPAEEFAGQGLTEEEIGRLLAGATPHPGASLTEPAVLEGSLAELPASYVKCLLDGEQPTPDVVELLAGESWRLVRMDTGHWPMFSQPRELARVLLDETAPGRG encoded by the coding sequence ATGAACAACTTCGTACTGGTACCGGGTGCCTGGCTGGGTGCCGAAGTCTGGGACGACGTGGTGGCCGAGCTGCGGGCCGCCGGGCAGGAAGCACATGCGCTGACGCTCCCCGGCCTCGCCGAGCGGAGCGCCGAGCCGGCAGGGCAGCAGGCCCATGTGCGGGCCGTCGTCGACGAGATCGAGCGCCTCGATCTGCGGAACGTCGTCCTCGTCGGCCACAGCTACTCGGGGACTCCGGTGGGCCAGGCGGCCCTGCGGATCGGCGACCGGCTGGCCCGCGTCGTCTTCGTGGACGCCAATGTGCCGGCCGACGGCGAGCCGTTCGCCAACCCGGCCCGCGGCTTCGCCGCCGCCGTGGTCGACGCCGTCGTCGACAACGACGGCTGGTGGCCCCCGCCGCCGGCCGAGGAGTTCGCGGGGCAGGGCCTCACCGAGGAGGAGATCGGCCGCCTCCTGGCCGGCGCCACCCCGCACCCGGGCGCCAGCCTCACGGAGCCGGCCGTCCTGGAAGGATCGCTGGCCGAGCTGCCCGCCAGCTACGTCAAATGCCTCCTCGACGGCGAGCAGCCCACGCCGGACGTGGTCGAGCTGCTCGCGGGCGAGAGCTGGCGCCTGGTCCGGATGGACACCGGCCACTGGCCGATGTTCTCCCAGCCGCGCGAGCTGGCCCGCGTCCTGCTCGACGAGACGGCCCCGGGCCGTGGCTAG
- a CDS encoding ATP-grasp domain-containing protein: MSSTPVLFCADPLNPRTVDGHFAPEARQVRALGGSVALIDHDALLAGDAALAVARVPRGLGQLWYRGWMIPADDYAALHLALRARDADLVVPPERYRSAHHLPGWYETFAAVTPASAWLPTAPGVVPDAAELARVAKALPAGPGIVKDYVKSRKHEWDEACFVPDLTDVAGLRRVVARLVESQGEFLAGGVVLRAFERFVGEEARVWWLDGEPRLLTPHPDSDAHAVATPELDHLRGPVRDLGARFVTTDVARRDDGGWRVVEVGDAQVSDLHRATAPEEFAALLVGRGEA; encoded by the coding sequence ATGTCGTCGACACCGGTGCTCTTCTGTGCTGACCCGCTCAACCCCCGCACGGTGGACGGGCACTTCGCGCCCGAGGCCCGTCAGGTGCGCGCGCTGGGCGGGAGCGTCGCGCTGATCGACCATGACGCGCTGCTGGCCGGGGACGCCGCCCTGGCCGTGGCCCGGGTGCCGCGCGGCCTCGGCCAGCTCTGGTATCGCGGCTGGATGATCCCGGCGGACGACTACGCCGCGCTGCACCTGGCCCTTCGGGCGCGTGACGCCGATCTGGTCGTCCCGCCCGAGCGCTATCGTTCCGCGCACCATCTCCCCGGCTGGTACGAGACGTTCGCCGCCGTGACGCCGGCGAGCGCCTGGCTGCCGACCGCGCCGGGCGTCGTCCCCGACGCGGCGGAGCTGGCCCGGGTGGCGAAGGCGCTGCCCGCCGGGCCCGGCATCGTGAAGGACTATGTCAAGTCCCGTAAGCACGAGTGGGACGAGGCGTGTTTCGTGCCCGATCTGACGGATGTGGCGGGGCTGCGGCGGGTGGTGGCCCGGCTGGTGGAGTCGCAGGGGGAGTTCCTCGCCGGTGGGGTGGTGCTCCGCGCGTTCGAGCGGTTCGTCGGGGAGGAGGCGCGGGTGTGGTGGCTGGACGGCGAGCCGCGCCTGCTGACCCCGCACCCGGACAGCGACGCGCACGCCGTGGCCACGCCGGAGCTCGATCATCTCCGAGGCCCCGTGCGGGACTTGGGCGCCCGCTTTGTCACCACGGATGTCGCCCGCCGGGACGACGGCGGCTGGCGGGTGGTGGAGGTCGGCGACGCCCAGGTCAGCGATCTGCATCGGGCCACCGCCCCGGAGGAGTTCGCCGCCCTGCTGGTGGGCCGGGGCGAAGCCTAG
- a CDS encoding winged helix-turn-helix transcriptional regulator — translation MTELSAEEERRAAEFAFDVFARECPSRGVLEHVTGRWGALVLAGLRKGPARFNHLRRRVDGVSEKMLAQTLQALERDGFVHREVLAVLPPKVNYSLTPMGESTADHLLAFIDHLESQMPAVLEARRRHERETTRPSPE, via the coding sequence ATGACGGAGCTGAGCGCCGAGGAGGAGCGCCGGGCGGCAGAGTTCGCGTTCGATGTCTTCGCCCGCGAGTGCCCGTCCCGGGGGGTGCTGGAGCATGTCACGGGCCGCTGGGGCGCCCTCGTCCTCGCCGGCCTCCGCAAGGGCCCCGCCCGCTTCAACCACCTGCGCCGCCGGGTCGACGGAGTCAGCGAGAAGATGCTCGCGCAGACCCTCCAGGCCCTGGAACGAGACGGTTTCGTACACCGCGAGGTGCTCGCCGTGCTGCCGCCCAAGGTGAACTACTCCCTCACCCCCATGGGCGAGAGCACCGCCGACCACCTGCTGGCCTTCATCGACCACCTCGAATCCCAGATGCCGGCGGTCCTGGAGGCCCGCCGCCGCCACGAGCGGGAGACGACACGGCCTAGTCCAGAGTGA
- a CDS encoding aminoglycoside phosphotransferase family protein, producing the protein MPPLPRGTPDIEIPPSLVAAHGTYFGAAGRPWLGALPALARSCLRRWELRLDGPAGSGAVALVLPVRRLDGSPAVLKLQPVDEETAGEPAALRAWDGDGAVRLLAHDPGSGSMLLERLDAGRSLGGVVDEEAALTTLCELLLRLNAPPAPAGTRRLADIAADLLDRASRAGAGAGLDAGVRAGSRARLGAGSGDVRALIGCCAGALAEVAGDGCGDRLLHWDLHYDNVLAPLPDGDRRAPWLAIDPKPLAGDPAFELLPALHNRWDGVLATGDVTRAVLRRFDLMTDVLGLDRPGAVAWTLARVLENLLWAAERDDGSAHLDPDRAIAEALLTHRAGVVRPLL; encoded by the coding sequence ATGCCCCCACTCCCACGCGGGACGCCGGACATCGAGATCCCGCCGTCGCTGGTCGCCGCGCACGGCACCTACTTCGGCGCGGCGGGGCGCCCCTGGCTGGGCGCGCTGCCGGCCCTGGCCCGAAGCTGCCTGCGCCGCTGGGAGCTTCGGCTCGACGGGCCGGCCGGCAGCGGCGCCGTCGCCCTGGTGCTGCCGGTGCGGCGGCTCGACGGATCGCCGGCGGTGCTCAAGCTCCAGCCCGTCGACGAGGAGACCGCGGGGGAGCCCGCCGCCCTGCGGGCCTGGGACGGCGACGGCGCGGTGCGGCTCCTCGCGCACGACCCAGGGTCCGGCTCGATGCTGCTGGAACGTCTCGACGCCGGCCGCTCGTTGGGCGGCGTCGTCGACGAGGAGGCCGCCCTCACCACCCTCTGCGAGCTGCTGCTGCGGCTCAACGCGCCGCCGGCTCCCGCCGGGACGCGGCGGCTCGCCGACATCGCGGCCGATCTGCTGGACCGTGCTTCGCGCGCCGGCGCCGGAGCCGGCTTGGACGCGGGCGTGCGCGCCGGTTCGCGCGCCCGCCTGGGCGCCGGCTCCGGGGACGTTCGGGCGCTGATCGGGTGCTGCGCCGGGGCGCTGGCCGAGGTCGCCGGCGACGGCTGCGGTGACCGGCTGCTCCACTGGGACCTGCACTACGACAACGTGCTCGCGCCCCTCCCGGACGGCGACCGCCGCGCCCCCTGGCTGGCCATCGACCCCAAACCGCTCGCCGGCGACCCGGCGTTCGAACTGCTGCCGGCCCTCCACAACCGCTGGGACGGCGTGCTCGCCACCGGCGATGTCACCCGGGCCGTGCTGCGGCGCTTCGACCTGATGACCGACGTCCTCGGGCTCGACAGGCCAGGGGCCGTGGCCTGGACGCTGGCCCGCGTCCTGGAGAACCTGCTCTGGGCCGCTGAACGGGACGACGGCAGCGCGCACCTCGACCCGGACCGTGCGATCGCCGAGGCGCTGCTGACGCATCGCGCCGGCGTTGTCAGACCCCTGCTCTAG
- a CDS encoding NAD(P)H-binding protein, translating to MIVVTGATGGLGRATVEGLLARGVPAERIAAVVRAPERAADLAALGVQVRRADYTRPETLAPAFGDAEKLLFVSSTGPDEARVAQHRAVVAAATEARVGLLAYTSVFAADTSPLALAEVHRDTERAIAESGLPSVLLRNGWYTENHAAGLPRAVDSGVLLGSAGEGRVAFAARADYAEAAATVLTRDDQAGKVHELTGDTAYGLADLAAEAASLSGRPVGYEDLAPERYAELLGSAGVPDFGVALLVDADLRIAEGALATVTGDLAELLGRPTTPPSVTIANILAAA from the coding sequence GTGATCGTTGTCACCGGAGCCACCGGCGGCCTTGGCCGCGCGACCGTCGAGGGGCTGCTCGCGCGCGGCGTGCCCGCCGAGCGGATAGCGGCCGTGGTGCGGGCGCCCGAGCGGGCGGCGGACCTCGCGGCCCTGGGCGTCCAGGTGCGGCGGGCCGACTACACGCGCCCCGAGACGCTCGCGCCGGCGTTCGGTGACGCGGAGAAGCTGCTGTTCGTCTCCTCGACCGGCCCCGACGAGGCGCGCGTCGCGCAGCACCGCGCCGTCGTGGCCGCGGCCACCGAGGCCCGGGTCGGACTGCTCGCCTACACCTCCGTGTTCGCCGCCGACACCAGCCCGCTGGCGCTGGCCGAGGTGCACCGGGACACCGAGCGGGCCATCGCCGAGAGCGGGCTGCCCTCGGTGCTGCTGCGCAACGGCTGGTACACGGAGAACCACGCCGCCGGCCTGCCGAGGGCCGTGGACAGCGGCGTGCTGCTCGGCAGCGCCGGCGAGGGCCGCGTCGCGTTCGCCGCCAGGGCGGACTACGCCGAGGCAGCCGCCACCGTCCTGACCCGCGACGACCAGGCCGGGAAGGTCCACGAGCTCACCGGCGACACCGCCTATGGCCTCGCCGACCTGGCCGCCGAGGCCGCCTCCCTCTCGGGCCGGCCCGTCGGCTACGAGGACCTCGCCCCCGAGCGGTACGCCGAACTCCTCGGCTCCGCCGGGGTGCCCGACTTCGGCGTCGCCCTCCTCGTGGACGCCGATCTGCGCATCGCCGAGGGGGCCCTGGCGACGGTGACCGGGGATCTCGCCGAGCTGCTGGGGCGCCCCACCACCCCGCCGTCCGTCACCATCGCGAACATCCTGGCCGCAGCCTGA